In one Lycium barbarum isolate Lr01 chromosome 7, ASM1917538v2, whole genome shotgun sequence genomic region, the following are encoded:
- the LOC132603714 gene encoding DEAD-box ATP-dependent RNA helicase 20: MSRYDSRPADPGSYRDRRSDSGFGGGSNYKSSSSSRRDYEGKESPRKVDLDGLTPFEKNFYVESPSIAAMTESEVDEYRLRREITVEGRDVPKPIKSFHDVGFPDYVLQEIEKAGFTEPTPIQAQGWPMALKGRDLIGIAETGSGKTIAYLLPAIVHVNAQPFLAPGDGPIVLVLAPTRELAVQIQQEATKFGASSRIKNTCIYGGVPKGPQVRDLQKGVEIVIATPGRLIDMLESNNTNLRRVTYLVLDEADRMLDMGFEPQIRKIIAQIRPDRQTLYWSATWPKEVEQLARQFLFNAYKVIIGSADLKANHAIRQHVEIVSESQKYNKLVKLLEDIMDGSRILIFMDTKKGCDQVTRQLRMDGWPALSIHGDKSQAERDWVLSEFKAGKSPIMTATDVAARGLDVKDVKFVINYDFPGSLEDYVHRIGRTGRAGASGTAYTYFTAANARFAKDLINILEEAGQKVSPELAKMGRGAPPPPGHGGFRDRGRGGYGGSRQWS; encoded by the exons ATGAGTCGCTACGATAGCCGTCCGGCCGATCCTGGCTCTTACCGTGACCGTCGCAG TGATTCGGGCTTCGGTGGGGGCTCAAATTACAAGTCATCATCATCGAGCAGGAGAGATTATGAGGGTAAGGAGTCGCCACGGAAGGTTGATTTGGATGGATTGACTCCATTTGAGAAGAATTTCTATGTTGAATCACCGTCTATCGCTGCAATGACTGAAAGCGAGGTGGATGAGTATAGACTACGGCGGGAGATCACTGTTGAGGGTCGTGATGTGCCCAAGCCTATAAAGTCCTTTCATGATGTAGGATTTCCAG ATTATGTCTTGCAAGAAATTGAAAAGGCTGGCTTCACTGAACCTACACCTATTCAAGCTCAAGGTTGGCCTATGGCCTTGAAGGGTCGTGATCTCATTGGTATAGCAGAAACAGGGTCTGGGAAGACAATTGCTTATCTATTGCCAGCAATTGTGCACGTTAATGCCCAGCCATTTTTAG CGCCTGGAGATGGTCCAATTGTCTTAGTGTTAGCCCCAACTCGTGAACTTGCTGTTCAGATTCAACAAGAAGCTACGAAATTTGGTGCATCATCACGGATCAAGAATACCTGCATTTATGGTGGGGTTCCAAAGGGGCCCCAAGTTCGTGATCTTCAGAAAG GTGTTGAAATTGTTATTGCCACACCTGGAAGGTTGATTGATATGTTAGAATCTAATAATACAAATCTGCGAAGGGTGACATATCTCGTGCTGGATGAGGCTGACCGCATGCTAGACATGGGTTTTGAACCTCAGATCCGCAAAATTATTGCTCAG ATACGCCCAGATCGTCAAACGCTGTATTGGAGTGCCACATGGCCCAAGGAAGTTGAGCAGCTTGCAAGGCAGTTCCTTTTCAACGCATACAAA GTGATTATTGGTTCAGCTGACCTGAAAGCTAATCATGCTATTCGCCAGCATGTCGAAATTGTCTCGGAGAGCCAGAAGTATAATAA ATTAGTAAAGTTGCTGGAAGATATTATGGATGGTAGTCGGATTTTAATATTCATGGACACCAAAAAGGGGTGTGACCAGGTAACTCGACAGCTCAGGATGGATGGTTGGCCTGCACTTTCTATTCATGGTGATAAGAGTCAAGCAGAAAGAGATTGGGTCCTTTCAGAATTCAAAGCTGGAAAGTCTCCTATAATGACAGCTACAGATGTTGCTGCTCGAGGTCTAG ATGTGAAGGACGTAAAATTTGTAATCAACTATGACTTTCCCGGATCACTGGAAGACTACGTTCATCGCATTGGTAGAACAGGAAGGGCTGGTGCCTCGGGGACAGCATACACATACTTTACTGCTGCGAATGCTAGGTTTGCAAAGGACCTTATTAACATTCTCGAGGAGGCTGGACAGAAGGTCAGTCCGGAACTGGCAAAAATGGGACGCGGTGCTCCTCCCCCTCCAG GTCATGGAGGATTTCGAGACCGTGGAAGGGGAGGTTATGGAGGCAGTAGGCAATGGAGCTAG